Proteins encoded in a region of the Nicotiana tomentosiformis chromosome 9, ASM39032v3, whole genome shotgun sequence genome:
- the LOC104109480 gene encoding glycine-rich cell wall structural protein isoform X2 has protein sequence MQVYKALYLLMPFAQISCQKTEKGHAIQNYSLKMIGRGLRVGVLALLCFHVFVGSVALGRNVKDEDEKFLFKGGGFGGGFGAGGGVGGGFGGGGGGGGGFGGGDAGGIGGGAGGGFGKGGGIGGGIGGGAGGGGGIGGGIGKGGGIGGGAGGGAGGGIGGGAGGGKGGGIGGGAGGGYGKGGGIGGGAGGGKGGSIGGGVGGGAGGGIGGGIGKGGGIGGGIGGGIGKGGGIGGGAGGGIGGGIGKGGGIGGSIGKGGGIGGGVGGGVGGGAGGGVGGGIGKGGGIGGGIGKGGGVGGGIGGGAGGGVGGGIGKGGGIGGGIGKGGGIGGGAGGGVGGGIGKGGGIGGGIGKGGGIGGGIGGGVGGGAGGGIGKGGGFGGGIGGGAGGGVGGGAGGGLGGGFGKGGGIGGGFGGGAGGGAGGGIGGGAGGGFGGGFGGGGGLGGGAGGGFGGGGGGGIGGYH, from the exons ATGCAAGTATATAAAGCCCTTTACCTCTTAATGCCATTTGCTCAAATCAGTTGTCAGAAAACAGAAAAAGGTCACGCAATTCAAAATTATTCCTTGAAGATGATAGGTCGGGGATTAAGGGTGGGGGTGTTAGCATTGCTTTGTTTTCATGTTTTTGTAGGGAGTGTGGCTCTCGGTAGAAATGTGAAAGATGAGGATGAGAAGTTTCTGTTTAAGGGAGGAGGATTTGGTGGTGGTTTTGGTGCTGGTGGAGGTGTTGGAGGTGGATTTggtggtgggggtgggggtggtggAGGTTTTGGTGGTGGTGATGCAGGTGGTATTGGTGGTGGAGCTGGTGGTGGATTTGGAAAGGGTGGTGGAATAGGTGGTGGAATTGGAGGCGGTGCAGGAGGTGGGGGTGGTATAGGTGGAGGCATTGGTAAAGGTGGTGGTAttggaggaggagctggtggTGGTGCAGGAGGGGGTATTGGTGGTGGAGCTGGTG GTGGCAAAGGAGGAGGAATTGGTGGTGGTGCTGGTGGAGGATATGGAAAAGGTGGTGGCATTGGAGGAGGTGCAGGTGGAGGGAAAGGTGGCAGCATTGGTGGCGGAGttggaggaggagctg GTGGTGGAATTGGAGGGGGAATTGGAAAGGGTGGAGGTATTGGAGGGGGTATAGGAGGAGGAATAGGAAAGGGTGGTGGCATAGGTGGAGGAGCCGGTGGTGGTATCGGAGGCGGAATTGGAAAAGGTGGTGGTATTGGAGGTAGTATCGGCAAAGGTGGCGGCATTGGCGGAGGAGTCGGTGGTGGAGTAGGCGGTGGAGCCGGTGGTGGTGTTGGAGGTGGAATTGGAAAAGGTGGGGGAATTGGTGGTGGTATTGGCAAAGGTGGTGGTGTTGGTGGCGGcattggtggaggagccggtggtGGTGTTGGAGGTGGGATTGGAAAAGGAGGTGGCATTGGAGGTGGTATTGGCAAAGGCGGCGGCATTGGCGGGGGAGCTGGTGGTGGTGTTGGAGGTGGAATCGGCAAGGGTGGCGGCATTGGAGGTGGAATCGGCAAGGGTGGCGGCATAGGTGGAGGAATTGGTGGTGGCGTAGGTGGAGGTGCTGGAGGTGGAATTGGCAAGGGTGGTGGCTTTGGCGGAGGAATTGGTGGTGGTGCAGGAGGAGGAGTTGGTGGAGGTGCCGGTGGTGGTTTAGGTGGAGGATTTGGAAAGGGAGGCGGCATTGGTGGAGGATTTGGTGGTGGTGCAGGAGGAGGAGCTGGTGGTGGCATTGGAGGAGGTGCCGGAGGTGGATTTGGAGGCGGATTTGGTGGAGGAGGTGGTTTAGGTGGAGGAGCCGGAGGTGGTTTTGGCGGAGGAGGTGGTGGAGGAATTGGAGGATATCACTAA
- the LOC104109480 gene encoding glycine-rich cell wall structural protein isoform X1, which translates to MQVYKALYLLMPFAQISCQKTEKGHAIQNYSLKMIGRGLRVGVLALLCFHVFVGSVALGRNVKDEDEKFLFKGGGFGGGFGAGGGVGGGFGGGGGGGGGFGGGDAGGIGGGAGGGFGKGGGIGGGIGGGAGGGGGIGGGIGKGGGIGGGAGGGAGGGIGGGAGGGKGGGIGGGAGGGYGKGGGIGGGAGGGKGGSIGGGVGGGAGGGAGGGIGGGAGGGKGGGIGGGTGAGGGYGKGGGIGGGAGGGKGGGVGGGIGGGIGKGGGIGGGIGKGGGIGGGIGGGIGKGGGIGGGAGGGIGGGIGKGGGIGGSIGKGGGIGGGVGGGVGGGAGGGVGGGIGKGGGIGGGIGKGGGVGGGIGGGAGGGVGGGIGKGGGIGGGIGKGGGIGGGAGGGVGGGIGKGGGIGGGIGKGGGIGGGIGGGVGGGAGGGIGKGGGFGGGIGGGAGGGVGGGAGGGLGGGFGKGGGIGGGFGGGAGGGAGGGIGGGAGGGFGGGFGGGGGLGGGAGGGFGGGGGGGIGGYH; encoded by the exons ATGCAAGTATATAAAGCCCTTTACCTCTTAATGCCATTTGCTCAAATCAGTTGTCAGAAAACAGAAAAAGGTCACGCAATTCAAAATTATTCCTTGAAGATGATAGGTCGGGGATTAAGGGTGGGGGTGTTAGCATTGCTTTGTTTTCATGTTTTTGTAGGGAGTGTGGCTCTCGGTAGAAATGTGAAAGATGAGGATGAGAAGTTTCTGTTTAAGGGAGGAGGATTTGGTGGTGGTTTTGGTGCTGGTGGAGGTGTTGGAGGTGGATTTggtggtgggggtgggggtggtggAGGTTTTGGTGGTGGTGATGCAGGTGGTATTGGTGGTGGAGCTGGTGGTGGATTTGGAAAGGGTGGTGGAATAGGTGGTGGAATTGGAGGCGGTGCAGGAGGTGGGGGTGGTATAGGTGGAGGCATTGGTAAAGGTGGTGGTAttggaggaggagctggtggTGGTGCAGGAGGGGGTATTGGTGGTGGAGCTGGTG GTGGCAAAGGAGGAGGAATTGGTGGTGGTGCTGGTGGAGGATATGGAAAAGGTGGTGGCATTGGAGGAGGTGCAGGTGGAGGGAAAGGTGGCAGCATTGGTGGCGGAGttggaggaggagctggtggTGGTGCAGGAGGCGGTATTGGTGGGGGAGCTGGAGGTGGCAAAGGAGGAGGAATTGGTGGTGGCACTGGTGCAGGTGGAGGATATGGAAAAGGTGGTGGCATTGGAGGAGGTGCAGGTGGAGGGAAAGGTGGCGGAGTTGGTGGTGGTATAGGAGGAGGAATTGGCAAAGGTGGTGGAATTGGAGGGGGAATTGGAAAGGGTGGAGGTATTGGAGGGGGTATAGGAGGAGGAATAGGAAAGGGTGGTGGCATAGGTGGAGGAGCCGGTGGTGGTATCGGAGGCGGAATTGGAAAAGGTGGTGGTATTGGAGGTAGTATCGGCAAAGGTGGCGGCATTGGCGGAGGAGTCGGTGGTGGAGTAGGCGGTGGAGCCGGTGGTGGTGTTGGAGGTGGAATTGGAAAAGGTGGGGGAATTGGTGGTGGTATTGGCAAAGGTGGTGGTGTTGGTGGCGGcattggtggaggagccggtggtGGTGTTGGAGGTGGGATTGGAAAAGGAGGTGGCATTGGAGGTGGTATTGGCAAAGGCGGCGGCATTGGCGGGGGAGCTGGTGGTGGTGTTGGAGGTGGAATCGGCAAGGGTGGCGGCATTGGAGGTGGAATCGGCAAGGGTGGCGGCATAGGTGGAGGAATTGGTGGTGGCGTAGGTGGAGGTGCTGGAGGTGGAATTGGCAAGGGTGGTGGCTTTGGCGGAGGAATTGGTGGTGGTGCAGGAGGAGGAGTTGGTGGAGGTGCCGGTGGTGGTTTAGGTGGAGGATTTGGAAAGGGAGGCGGCATTGGTGGAGGATTTGGTGGTGGTGCAGGAGGAGGAGCTGGTGGTGGCATTGGAGGAGGTGCCGGAGGTGGATTTGGAGGCGGATTTGGTGGAGGAGGTGGTTTAGGTGGAGGAGCCGGAGGTGGTTTTGGCGGAGGAGGTGGTGGAGGAATTGGAGGATATCACTAA